In the Thermococcus sp. MAR1 genome, one interval contains:
- a CDS encoding acetate--CoA ligase family protein, with protein sequence MKEEALKVIEEVLKSGRTSLVEYEAKQVLKAYGLPVPEEKLAKTLDEALRYAEEIGYPVAMKLMSPQILHKSDAKVVLLNIKTPDELKEKWELIHENARKYRPDAEILGVLIAPMLKVGREIIIGVTEDPQFGHAIMFGLGGIFVEVLKDVTFRIVPITERDARKMIQEIKSYPILAGARGEEPADIDAIVNLLLKVSDLVNDLRDYIKEMDLNPVFVYEKGKGAVVVDARIIVKEPTEKKDEINTEYRERCA encoded by the coding sequence ATGAAGGAGGAAGCCCTTAAAGTTATTGAAGAGGTTTTGAAGTCCGGAAGGACTTCGCTCGTTGAGTACGAGGCAAAGCAGGTTCTCAAAGCCTACGGACTCCCGGTTCCGGAGGAAAAGCTCGCCAAGACCCTTGATGAGGCACTCCGTTATGCGGAAGAAATCGGCTATCCCGTCGCTATGAAACTGATGTCCCCGCAGATTCTCCACAAGAGCGACGCCAAAGTCGTCCTTCTCAACATCAAGACCCCCGATGAGCTGAAGGAGAAGTGGGAGCTCATCCACGAGAACGCGCGCAAATACCGCCCGGACGCCGAGATACTCGGTGTCCTCATCGCACCGATGCTCAAGGTTGGAAGGGAGATAATCATAGGCGTCACCGAGGACCCCCAGTTCGGGCATGCAATAATGTTCGGCCTAGGTGGAATCTTCGTGGAGGTTCTCAAGGACGTCACCTTCCGTATAGTGCCGATAACCGAGCGCGACGCCAGGAAGATGATCCAGGAGATAAAGAGCTATCCGATTCTCGCCGGGGCGAGGGGCGAGGAGCCGGCCGACATAGACGCCATAGTCAACCTCCTCCTCAAGGTCAGCGACCTGGTCAACGACCTCAGGGACTACATCAAGGAGATGGATCTTAACCCGGTCTTCGTCTACGAGAAGGGCAAGGGTGCCGTTGTCGTTGACGCCAGGATAATCGTCAAGGAGCCGACCGAGAAGAAGGACGAGATAAACACTGAGTACAGGGAGAGGTGCGCCTGA